In one window of Opitutus sp. GAS368 DNA:
- a CDS encoding XamI family restriction endonuclease, with protein MGEPLQKYLEAFLRLEKANRQIVGGLATILETPVNQSALAEVMRNRDLLTALRYVGAPPVSEDDLETLSGDSLNATRILSDAEFATAVKDVLCAILDPKRFPWIAARREPTKQERSAAILASTVLASSQEVQTKRRSDERQIVEGLVEGVLIGLGYKKRAAPQKGIQSLLGADVPKPGEYMTGCTLGENNADFVIGLWDSRLLVIEAKGSNSAINSRKRLNMEAVQKAKAWATFGRDVISAAAIRGVFNPAGVVSAQETPLVIFWAHRIDDLKKFIAATRRKRTSRR; from the coding sequence ATGGGTGAGCCGCTGCAAAAATACCTTGAAGCTTTTTTGCGTCTCGAAAAAGCGAATCGTCAGATTGTTGGTGGATTGGCCACCATTCTTGAGACTCCGGTTAATCAAAGCGCACTGGCAGAAGTCATGCGCAACCGGGATCTGCTGACTGCCTTGCGGTATGTTGGAGCGCCTCCTGTTTCAGAAGATGACTTGGAAACCCTTAGCGGGGATTCCCTAAACGCCACTCGCATTCTTTCCGACGCAGAATTCGCGACTGCAGTAAAAGATGTCCTCTGCGCAATTCTTGACCCCAAACGCTTCCCTTGGATTGCCGCTCGACGGGAGCCAACCAAGCAGGAACGTAGCGCAGCAATTCTTGCCTCAACAGTCCTGGCGTCATCTCAAGAAGTGCAAACAAAAAGACGCTCTGACGAGCGCCAGATCGTCGAGGGCCTGGTAGAGGGCGTCCTGATCGGACTGGGCTATAAGAAACGTGCCGCTCCACAAAAAGGCATCCAAAGTCTTCTTGGAGCAGATGTGCCAAAACCCGGCGAATACATGACCGGCTGCACGTTGGGTGAAAACAACGCCGATTTTGTTATCGGACTATGGGATAGTCGCTTGCTGGTGATCGAGGCGAAGGGTTCGAATTCGGCCATCAATAGCCGGAAGCGCCTGAACATGGAGGCTGTGCAGAAAGCCAAAGCCTGGGCCACCTTTGGACGTGATGTCATTTCTGCTGCAGCCATTCGCGGAGTTTTCAATCCCGCTGGAGTTGTTAGCGCGCAAGAAACACCACTGGTTATTTTCTGGGCTCATCGCATCGACGACTTGAAGAAGTTTATCGCGGCAACTCGGAGAAAACGAACCAGTCGGCGATAA
- a CDS encoding methyltransferase domain-containing protein, whose product MGEAYARIFSPEERRSTGTTFTPAKIISQMFDLAARLVRDPGLVVDCGAGSGRFTIAALRHYRKAHVLACEINPLLALIIRATARVAGLDSRMKVVLGDFRALKLPRRSTPTLFIGNPPYVRHHDIEPHWKRWYQDELARHHITGSQLAGLHLHFFLKARQLGQPGDAGCFITSAEWLDVNYGKDLRKLLLNGLGGHTVHLFPAAHQLFADALTTSAITTFQVGQTHHGMGFTESNGQPRRLTHWVPTQELQEARAWSSFARPLRQTATEATATLGDYFLIHRGQVTGANHLWIANEATPPLPASCLFPAVTHAKEIIRLGGGPLCDPTNLQRVIDLPADLGALPARDRRVVEAFIAWAETHGGTASYIAQHRRPWWRVKLKAPPSIIMTYMGRRPPVFARNLADARLLNIAHGLYPRTPIDDPTLDALVGWLNEHVLLSSGRAYAGGLIKFEPGEAMRIPIPPLEHFVHVA is encoded by the coding sequence TTGGGCGAAGCTTACGCCAGAATATTCTCCCCCGAAGAACGCCGAAGCACAGGAACGACCTTTACCCCAGCCAAAATCATCAGCCAGATGTTCGATTTGGCCGCGCGCTTGGTGCGAGACCCGGGCCTTGTCGTTGACTGTGGCGCTGGCAGCGGTCGCTTCACTATCGCTGCTTTGCGGCATTATCGCAAAGCCCACGTGCTGGCGTGCGAGATCAATCCCCTTCTCGCGCTTATCATCCGAGCCACCGCACGAGTCGCCGGCCTGGACTCGCGCATGAAGGTAGTCTTGGGAGATTTCCGCGCGTTGAAGTTACCTCGGCGCTCTACGCCAACCCTCTTCATTGGCAATCCTCCCTATGTGCGGCATCACGATATCGAGCCCCATTGGAAACGATGGTATCAGGATGAACTCGCCCGGCATCATATTACCGGCAGCCAGCTCGCTGGTTTGCACCTGCATTTTTTTCTAAAAGCCCGCCAACTTGGCCAACCCGGCGATGCGGGGTGTTTTATTACCTCTGCAGAATGGCTTGATGTGAATTACGGTAAGGACCTGCGAAAGCTACTGCTTAATGGTTTGGGTGGACACACGGTCCATCTCTTTCCAGCGGCACATCAGCTTTTTGCTGATGCCCTTACAACTTCCGCCATCACCACCTTTCAGGTCGGCCAGACCCATCATGGCATGGGTTTCACGGAGTCAAATGGGCAGCCACGTCGGCTCACCCATTGGGTGCCCACGCAAGAGCTCCAAGAGGCCCGTGCTTGGTCCAGTTTTGCACGGCCGCTGCGCCAAACAGCAACCGAAGCGACCGCAACGCTTGGTGACTATTTTCTGATCCATCGCGGTCAGGTGACCGGCGCCAATCATCTCTGGATCGCCAATGAGGCGACCCCACCGTTGCCTGCTTCCTGTCTTTTTCCTGCGGTCACTCACGCCAAAGAAATTATCCGGCTCGGTGGCGGCCCGCTGTGCGACCCTACTAATCTGCAGCGCGTCATCGATCTGCCTGCTGACTTAGGTGCCCTTCCCGCGCGAGACCGCCGCGTGGTTGAAGCCTTTATCGCCTGGGCTGAAACTCACGGGGGCACCGCTTCTTATATCGCCCAGCATCGCAGACCTTGGTGGCGAGTGAAACTAAAGGCGCCGCCTTCCATCATTATGACCTATATGGGCCGCCGCCCGCCTGTTTTTGCCCGTAACCTTGCTGACGCACGGTTACTCAATATCGCACATGGGCTTTACCCCAGAACCCCCATCGATGATCCAACCCTTGATGCCCTTGTTGGTTGGTTGAACGAACACGTATTGCTTTCTTCCGGCCGTGCTTATGCTGGGGGCCTGATTAAATTTGAACCTGGCGAGGCTATGCGCATTCCGATCCCACCGCTAGAGCACTTTGTTCATGTGGCCTGA
- a CDS encoding MATE family efflux transporter, producing the protein MFDFTEIRRELRPTLTLAFPIVVGQVSQMLIGLTDSAFIGRVGKVELAAAAFTHGIFNIFYIVGLGLLLGTGVFAARDHGAGDDAGCAAWLRHGRALALVVGVLGFGCMLVLSTQLHRFGQPAEVVAVVRPFYLLIAGSIVFALFFQVQRQFAESLGRPWVPMGIMLADIALNAFFNWVFVFGHLGFPALGLVGSGWATLLARFTAVAAIAVWLRSSATFACVRSEPWAGWERGRFGALLRLGVPAAGMLLFEGGAFAASALMMGWLGTVPLAAHQIAIGCASLAFMFPLGLSLAVSMRISRASGEGRTGALRSIGFGALATGLVIMLGFALAFALAGRAITAAFTPAADVASLAAELLVVAAFFQLFDGGQVISVGALRGLHDVRVPTVITFIAYWVISLPLGYWLAFHTSLGAVGLWTGLAAGLGSAALLLGWRFHRLTKS; encoded by the coding sequence GTGTTTGATTTCACTGAGATTCGCCGCGAGCTGCGCCCGACGCTGACGCTGGCCTTTCCGATCGTCGTCGGGCAGGTCAGCCAGATGTTGATCGGGCTCACCGACAGCGCGTTCATCGGCCGGGTGGGCAAGGTGGAGCTGGCGGCGGCGGCGTTCACGCACGGCATATTCAACATTTTCTACATCGTCGGCCTCGGGCTGCTGCTCGGCACCGGCGTGTTTGCGGCGCGGGACCACGGCGCGGGCGACGATGCCGGCTGCGCCGCCTGGCTCCGTCACGGCCGGGCGCTGGCGCTCGTCGTGGGCGTGCTTGGTTTTGGCTGCATGCTGGTGTTGTCCACGCAGCTCCATCGCTTCGGCCAGCCGGCGGAGGTGGTGGCGGTCGTGCGGCCGTTCTACCTGCTGATCGCGGGCTCGATCGTGTTTGCGCTGTTCTTCCAGGTGCAACGCCAGTTCGCCGAGTCCCTCGGCCGGCCGTGGGTGCCGATGGGCATCATGCTCGCGGACATCGCGCTGAACGCGTTTTTCAACTGGGTGTTCGTGTTCGGCCACCTGGGCTTTCCGGCGCTGGGCCTGGTCGGTTCCGGGTGGGCGACGCTCCTGGCTCGCTTTACCGCGGTGGCGGCCATCGCGGTGTGGCTGCGGAGTTCAGCGACATTCGCTTGCGTGCGGTCTGAACCGTGGGCGGGCTGGGAGCGCGGGCGTTTCGGGGCGCTGCTGAGGCTGGGTGTGCCGGCGGCGGGCATGCTGCTGTTCGAGGGCGGAGCGTTTGCCGCGTCCGCGCTGATGATGGGCTGGCTCGGCACGGTGCCGCTGGCCGCGCACCAGATCGCCATCGGCTGCGCGTCGCTGGCCTTCATGTTCCCGCTCGGGCTGTCGCTGGCCGTGAGCATGCGCATCAGCCGGGCGAGCGGCGAGGGCCGGACCGGGGCGCTGCGGTCCATCGGCTTCGGCGCGCTGGCGACCGGCCTGGTGATCATGCTGGGCTTCGCGTTGGCGTTTGCGCTGGCGGGCCGCGCCATCACGGCGGCGTTCACGCCGGCGGCGGACGTGGCGTCACTGGCGGCGGAGCTGCTCGTGGTGGCGGCGTTCTTCCAGCTGTTCGACGGCGGGCAGGTGATCAGCGTCGGGGCCCTGCGCGGCCTGCACGACGTGCGCGTGCCGACCGTCATCACCTTCATTGCCTACTGGGTCATCTCGCTGCCGCTCGGCTACTGGCTGGCGTTCCACACCTCACTTGGCGCGGTTGGTTTGTGGACCGGACTGGCCGCGGGATTGGGGTCCGCCGCGTTGCTGCTCGGCTGGCGCTTCCATCGGCTGACCAAGTCATAG